A region of the Prevotella melaninogenica genome:
CAGCTAATTACGTTTATCATATAGTTTATCCCCCTTTATAAAACTATCTAAATGGGGGTAATTATTCCGTTTATGTGGATTAATCTCATTCTATTAACAATTTACGCATTTAACGGAAGAACCTAATTATTTGAATATATCGAATTGATTAGACGTTAATTACAATATATAAAACGAATTGCACGAATATTCCTAATCAATGGATATTCGTGCAATTATCGTAATTCGTTATCAGAACTATGTTATGGAAGTTTACTTTCTTTACCTCTTGAGCGTAGGATTGACCATACACCGAGAGCTATAAGAGGAATACTCAATATCTGACCCATATCGATTGGCAAACCAGCCTCAAAGGCTACCTGTATCTCCTTAGTATATTCAATAAAGAAACGGAAGGTAAAGATTAGTGCAAGACAGAGTCCAAAATAAAGTCCTGTACCCACTTTCTTAGGATATTTCCTATATATAAAATAAATAAAAAGGAAGATAATTAAGTAGGCTATTGCCTCATAGAGCTGTCCTGGATGACGTGGTTTATCGTCTACATTATAGAAGATAAATGCCCAAGGAACGTCTGTTACCTTACCTATAATCTCTGAATTCATCAGGTTTCCAAGGCGAATAAAGCAAGCTGTGATACCTGATACGATACCGAAAAAGTCAAGTACTACCCACGTATTCATCTTCGTCCTGCGAATATAAAGG
Encoded here:
- the lgt gene encoding prolipoprotein diacylglyceryl transferase, translated to MNNLLYIAWQPSEEIFQLGPLPIRWYGMCWLVGLALGYFMMQWLFKRHKFPPSQFDPLFLYVFFGVLLGARLGHCLFYEPEEFLTSWKGIMTIFIPIREMADGSWKYVGYQGLASHGGVAGLLIALFLYIRRTKMNTWVVLDFFGIVSGITACFIRLGNLMNSEIIGKVTDVPWAFIFYNVDDKPRHPGQLYEAIAYLIIFLFIYFIYRKYPKKVGTGLYFGLCLALIFTFRFFIEYTKEIQVAFEAGLPIDMGQILSIPLIALGVWSILRSRGKESKLP